In Motilibacter aurantiacus, one genomic interval encodes:
- a CDS encoding vWA domain-containing protein has product MAYRYGSYADGPDPLAPPYDVRRALDALGDDVLQGSSLRDALREMMRRGMDGRRGLDDLLRRARQQRRAARRSGRLDGTLEEVRRLLDEALGQERAALFPDPSDDARFREAQLDALPPEAARALRELTDYDWRSPQARQTYDEIQGLLRREVLDSQFRGMKQALENPDSGAMQQVKDMLSDLNRMLAKDARGEDTRSDFQQFMDKHGEYFPEQPESLEELVDALARRAAAAERLLNSMSREQRAELASLVEQTLGDLDLQSQMAQLQGHLRGRRPDLDWQGRQRMDGDRGLGMGDATSALEELADLDELEAALAQDYPGASLEDIDEEAVRRALGRRAVDDLEALRRLERELEQQGYLSRTAGRLELTPKAVRRLGQTALRRVFNDLAAPGRGTHDVHDAGAAGEPTGASRQWEFGDEQPIDVVRTLTNAVRRGGAQDGRVRVQVEDFEIVETERRSAAAVCLLVDLSYSMVLRDTWGPAKQTALALHALVSGQYPQDAVQIIGFSSYARVLQPGELAGLEADMVQGTNLQHALMLASRFLDKHKSAEPVVLVVTDGEPTAHLLPDGRPYFAWPPEHETITATVAEVDRLTRRGAALNVFLLDDDPRLVDFVREVVRRNGGRMLQPSADRLGAYVVSDYLRMRRGRGARRAS; this is encoded by the coding sequence ATGGCGTACCGCTACGGCTCCTACGCCGACGGGCCGGACCCGCTCGCCCCGCCGTACGACGTCCGCCGGGCACTCGACGCGCTGGGCGACGACGTGCTGCAGGGCTCGTCGCTGCGGGACGCGCTGCGCGAGATGATGCGGCGCGGCATGGACGGCCGGCGCGGCCTGGACGACCTGCTTCGGCGGGCACGCCAGCAGCGCAGGGCGGCCCGCCGCAGCGGCCGGCTCGACGGCACGCTGGAGGAGGTACGCCGGCTGCTGGACGAGGCGCTCGGCCAGGAGCGGGCGGCGCTCTTCCCCGACCCCTCGGACGACGCCCGCTTCCGGGAGGCGCAGCTCGACGCGCTGCCCCCGGAGGCCGCACGGGCCCTGCGCGAGCTGACCGACTACGACTGGCGGTCCCCGCAGGCCCGGCAGACGTACGACGAGATCCAGGGCCTGCTGCGCCGGGAGGTGCTGGACTCGCAGTTCCGTGGGATGAAGCAGGCTTTGGAGAACCCCGATTCCGGAGCCATGCAGCAGGTCAAGGACATGCTGTCGGACCTGAACCGGATGCTGGCCAAGGACGCGCGAGGAGAGGACACGCGGTCCGACTTCCAGCAGTTCATGGACAAGCACGGGGAGTACTTCCCCGAGCAGCCGGAGAGCCTGGAGGAGCTGGTCGACGCGCTCGCCCGCCGGGCCGCGGCGGCCGAGCGCCTGCTCAACTCGATGTCCCGGGAGCAGCGCGCCGAGCTCGCCTCCCTCGTCGAGCAGACGCTCGGGGACCTCGACCTGCAGAGCCAGATGGCCCAGTTGCAGGGGCACCTGCGCGGTCGTCGGCCGGACCTGGACTGGCAGGGCCGCCAGCGGATGGACGGCGACCGGGGGCTCGGGATGGGCGACGCCACCAGCGCCCTCGAGGAGCTGGCCGACCTCGACGAGCTGGAGGCGGCGCTCGCGCAGGACTACCCGGGCGCAAGCCTGGAGGACATCGACGAGGAGGCGGTGCGCCGCGCCCTCGGGCGCAGGGCGGTGGACGACCTCGAAGCGCTGCGACGGCTCGAGCGGGAGCTGGAGCAGCAGGGCTACCTCTCGCGCACGGCGGGCCGGCTCGAGCTCACGCCCAAGGCGGTCCGCCGGCTCGGGCAGACGGCGCTGCGCCGGGTGTTCAACGACCTGGCCGCTCCCGGCCGCGGGACCCACGACGTCCACGACGCCGGGGCCGCGGGGGAGCCGACCGGTGCGAGCCGGCAGTGGGAGTTCGGGGACGAGCAGCCGATCGACGTGGTGCGGACGCTGACCAACGCCGTACGCCGTGGCGGCGCGCAGGACGGCCGGGTCCGGGTGCAGGTCGAGGACTTCGAGATCGTCGAGACCGAGCGGCGGTCGGCGGCCGCGGTCTGCCTGCTCGTCGACCTGTCGTACTCGATGGTGCTGCGCGACACCTGGGGGCCGGCCAAGCAGACCGCGCTCGCGCTGCACGCCCTCGTGTCCGGGCAGTACCCCCAGGACGCGGTCCAGATCATCGGCTTCTCGTCCTACGCCCGCGTCCTGCAGCCGGGCGAGCTCGCCGGGCTCGAGGCCGACATGGTGCAGGGCACGAACCTGCAGCACGCCCTCATGCTCGCGAGCCGTTTCCTGGACAAGCACAAGAGCGCCGAGCCGGTCGTGCTCGTCGTGACCGACGGCGAGCCGACCGCGCACCTGCTGCCCGACGGCAGGCCGTACTTCGCCTGGCCCCCGGAGCACGAGACGATCACCGCCACCGTCGCGGAGGTGGACCGCTTGACGCGGCGCGGCGCTGCGCTGAACGTCTTCCTGCTCGACGACGACCCGCGGCTGGTCGACTTCGTGCGCGAGGTCGTGCGCCGCAACGGCGGCAGGATGCTCCAGCCGTCCGCCGACCGGCTGGGGGCGTACGTCGTCAGCGACTACCTGCGCATGCGCCGGGGGCGCGGGGCGCGCCGGGCCTCCTGA
- a CDS encoding DUF418 domain-containing protein, producing the protein MGRSTAPDLARGGLLLFIALANVAVYAYGGETGLGGRLQGGDRLDRAVDLLTVLLVDQRSYPAFALLVGYGAWHIVRRQQQAGASRGEARAVLRRRQLWLVAFGGVHAALLFEGDVLGVYGLTGLLLPYLMFRRRRVLVRWAVATAAFCALLLGGGSGLLAVGDVLGPTPGYLASVPERLGFWAVSLAVTPVAPVMLPLMLVGVLAARRGLLDRPAEHLPLLRRLAVGGVGAGVLGGLPAALAVAGVVDVEPGAAYAAMETVHDATGVLAGIGYVAALAHWSTRREGVAPARVRRALTATGSRSLTCYLLQSVLFAPLLAAWGLGLGDGLHGARAAAVAVLVWAATVGIAYALDRAGRPGPAEAALRRLVYGRRAG; encoded by the coding sequence GTGGGCCGCTCGACCGCGCCCGACCTGGCGCGTGGCGGGCTGCTGCTCTTCATCGCGCTGGCCAACGTCGCCGTCTACGCCTACGGCGGCGAGACGGGCCTGGGCGGCCGCCTGCAGGGCGGGGACAGGCTCGACCGGGCCGTCGACCTTCTCACGGTGCTCCTCGTCGACCAGCGGTCCTACCCCGCGTTCGCCCTGCTCGTGGGCTACGGCGCCTGGCACATCGTGCGCCGTCAGCAGCAAGCGGGGGCCTCACGCGGTGAGGCGCGGGCCGTCCTGCGCCGACGGCAGCTCTGGCTGGTCGCCTTCGGCGGCGTCCACGCGGCCCTGCTCTTCGAGGGCGACGTGCTCGGCGTCTACGGGCTCACCGGGCTGCTGCTGCCGTACCTGATGTTCCGTCGCCGTCGGGTGCTGGTGCGCTGGGCGGTGGCGACCGCGGCGTTCTGCGCCCTGCTGCTCGGCGGGGGCAGCGGCCTGCTTGCCGTGGGTGACGTCCTCGGCCCGACGCCCGGATACCTGGCCTCCGTCCCCGAGCGCCTCGGCTTCTGGGCGGTCTCGCTCGCCGTCACGCCGGTGGCCCCCGTGATGCTGCCCCTCATGCTCGTCGGCGTGCTTGCTGCCCGCCGGGGCCTGCTCGACCGGCCCGCCGAGCACCTGCCGCTCCTGCGCCGGCTCGCCGTCGGCGGCGTGGGTGCGGGCGTCCTGGGAGGCCTGCCGGCGGCCCTCGCGGTCGCGGGGGTCGTCGACGTCGAGCCGGGCGCGGCCTACGCCGCGATGGAGACGGTGCACGACGCCACCGGCGTCCTCGCGGGCATCGGGTACGTCGCGGCCCTGGCGCACTGGTCGACCCGCCGGGAGGGCGTCGCGCCGGCCCGGGTGCGGCGCGCCCTGACGGCGACGGGCAGCCGCTCGCTCACGTGCTACCTGCTCCAGTCCGTCCTGTTCGCGCCGCTGCTGGCGGCCTGGGGCCTCGGCCTCGGCGACGGCCTGCACGGGGCGCGCGCCGCAGCCGTCGCGGTGCTGGTGTGGGCCGCGACGGTCGGCATCGCGTACGCCCTCGACCGGGCCGGGAGGCCCGGCCCGGCCGAGGCTGCGCTGCGCCGGCTGGTCTACGGCCGGCGTGCCGGATGA
- a CDS encoding Fpg/Nei family DNA glycosylase has translation MPEGHSLHRYADALRADLVSERLQASSPQGKFAAEAALLDGTTLESSEAYGKNLLLAFTAGGTVHVHLGLRGLFLRYDDPRAEPRKGTRLRLAGERAAYDLIAPMSCTLLDDAAVARLLSGLGPDPLRPEADGDEAVRRLLAHPRSVGAALLDQAAIAGVGNVYRAEVLYRHRLDPRTPAREVPAETYAAMWEDLRSLMARGVRVGSILTVDDAPDDTPPEQARYVYKQQACRGCGGQVRAWALDGRDCYACEREQLRS, from the coding sequence ATGCCCGAAGGACACTCCCTGCACCGCTATGCCGACGCGCTGCGCGCCGACCTCGTCAGCGAGCGGCTGCAGGCCTCGAGCCCGCAGGGGAAGTTCGCGGCGGAAGCGGCGCTGCTCGACGGCACGACACTGGAGAGCTCCGAGGCGTACGGCAAGAACCTGCTGCTCGCCTTCACCGCCGGCGGCACCGTCCACGTCCACCTCGGGCTGCGCGGGCTCTTCCTGCGCTACGACGACCCCCGCGCCGAGCCGCGCAAGGGGACGCGGCTGCGCCTGGCCGGGGAGCGGGCGGCGTACGACCTCATCGCCCCCATGTCCTGCACCCTGCTGGACGACGCGGCCGTGGCCCGGCTGCTCTCGGGCCTCGGGCCGGACCCGCTGCGCCCGGAGGCGGACGGGGACGAAGCCGTACGCCGGCTGCTCGCGCACCCGAGGTCGGTCGGCGCCGCGCTGCTGGACCAGGCGGCGATCGCCGGCGTGGGCAACGTGTACCGCGCCGAGGTGCTCTACCGGCACCGGCTGGACCCGCGGACACCGGCACGCGAGGTGCCCGCGGAGACGTACGCCGCGATGTGGGAGGACCTGCGCTCCCTGATGGCCCGCGGCGTGCGGGTAGGGTCGATCCTCACCGTCGACGACGCACCCGACGACACCCCGCCCGAGCAGGCCCGCTACGTCTACAAGCAGCAGGCGTGCCGGGGCTGCGGCGGGCAGGTGCGGGCCTGGGCGCTGGACGGGCGCGACTGCTACGCCTGCGAGCGCGAACAGCTCCGCTCATGA
- a CDS encoding MFS transporter has product MHDPNERTAPADHRVTFAVLAAAVAAFALLQSLVTPVLATIQHDLGTDQATATWVLTAYLLSASIFTPIVGRIGDAVGKERMLLVTLSALGAGSLLAALATDVRVLIAARVVQGIGGGVLPLAFGIVRDEFPRERVAGAVGALAALMAVGGGLGIVLAGPIVSALDYHWLFWFPLIIVSLAALATYALVPASPVRTPGRVSVLPAALLSAWLVCLLLPVSQGHTWGWGSVRVLGLLAAAVALAVAWAAAEQRSDAPLIDLAMMRLPAVWTTNLVALLIGVGMYATFGFLPQFLQTPASAGYGFGSSITESGLILLPWSVTMFAAGLASGRLVARHGAKAVVLAGSCVAVVPFLLMAFAHDTVWQLCLATAVLGVGFGLAFSAMSALIVDAVPPEQTGVASGMNANIRTIGGSVGAAVMSGIVTAGASSEGLPAESGYTWGFAALAGAAALAALAALLVPRARRTVSRAEAEHPEAALVAGATVVGDRAG; this is encoded by the coding sequence ATGCACGATCCGAACGAGCGCACAGCGCCTGCCGACCACCGGGTGACCTTCGCCGTCCTGGCCGCGGCGGTCGCCGCGTTCGCGCTCCTGCAGTCGCTCGTGACGCCCGTCCTCGCCACGATCCAGCACGACCTCGGCACCGACCAGGCGACCGCCACCTGGGTGCTGACCGCCTACCTGCTCTCGGCGTCGATCTTCACCCCCATCGTGGGCCGCATCGGGGACGCGGTCGGCAAGGAGCGCATGCTCCTCGTCACGCTCTCCGCGCTCGGGGCCGGGTCTCTGCTCGCCGCGCTCGCCACCGATGTGCGCGTGCTGATCGCGGCGCGGGTGGTCCAGGGCATCGGCGGGGGCGTGCTGCCACTGGCGTTCGGCATCGTGCGCGACGAGTTCCCCCGGGAGAGGGTGGCCGGCGCCGTGGGCGCGCTGGCGGCGCTGATGGCGGTCGGCGGCGGCCTCGGCATCGTGCTGGCCGGCCCGATCGTCTCGGCGCTCGACTACCACTGGCTCTTCTGGTTCCCGCTGATCATCGTGTCCCTCGCCGCCCTCGCGACCTACGCGCTGGTGCCCGCGTCGCCGGTCCGCACCCCGGGACGGGTGAGCGTGCTCCCGGCCGCCCTGCTGTCGGCCTGGCTGGTCTGCCTGCTCCTCCCGGTCAGCCAGGGGCACACCTGGGGCTGGGGCTCGGTGCGCGTGCTCGGCCTGCTGGCCGCCGCCGTGGCGCTGGCCGTCGCCTGGGCGGCCGCCGAGCAGCGGTCGGACGCGCCGCTCATCGACCTGGCGATGATGCGGCTGCCCGCGGTCTGGACCACCAACCTCGTCGCACTGCTGATCGGGGTGGGGATGTACGCGACCTTCGGCTTCCTCCCGCAGTTCCTGCAGACCCCGGCGAGCGCGGGCTACGGCTTCGGCTCGAGCATCACCGAGTCCGGGCTGATCCTGCTGCCGTGGAGCGTCACGATGTTCGCCGCCGGGCTCGCGTCCGGCCGGCTGGTCGCGCGCCACGGAGCCAAGGCGGTCGTCCTCGCGGGCTCCTGCGTCGCCGTCGTGCCGTTCCTGCTCATGGCCTTCGCCCACGACACGGTCTGGCAGCTCTGCCTCGCGACCGCCGTCCTCGGCGTCGGCTTCGGCCTCGCCTTCTCCGCGATGTCCGCCCTCATCGTGGACGCGGTCCCGCCGGAGCAGACGGGGGTCGCGAGCGGCATGAACGCCAACATCCGCACGATCGGCGGGTCCGTGGGCGCGGCCGTCATGTCCGGCATCGTGACGGCGGGCGCCTCGTCAGAGGGGCTTCCCGCCGAGTCGGGCTACACGTGGGGCTTCGCCGCGCTGGCCGGGGCCGCGGCGCTCGCCGCGCTGGCGGCGCTGCTGGTCCCGCGCGCCCGGCGCACGGTCTCCCGGGCCGAGGCGGAGCACCCCGAGGCGGCGCTCGTCGCGGGCGCGACGGTCGTGGGGGACAGGGCCGGGTGA
- a CDS encoding MFS transporter gives MRRLFGGLPPEVMVLSAVAFAVALGFGVLAPVIPLFAESFGVGAAASGAVISAFALTRLAFALSGGRLVDRFGERSILALGVGIVAVSSAVAGLSQTYAQLVALRGIGGVGSAMFTVSSMSLLLRVVPDDLRGRAAGLYQGGFILGGISGPALAGPFSAWSLRAPFFFYAGTLAVAGGIAVAYLSHVSLRERSGAAPAEATRMRVGDALRNRAYSTALFANFATGWVAFGVRASLIPLFVTEGLDKGLGVASIGFTISAAVQALLLLPAGRLADQRGRRLTLSLGMALSTVSLLLLTFEETVPGFFVAMAFFGAGFGLVSPASGAVVGDIVRGRGGSVVAAYQMAADVGSITGPLLAGWLVDEVSYPAAFGTAAIIVAISALLATTLPETRRSARPSAPAP, from the coding sequence GTGCGACGACTGTTCGGCGGGCTGCCACCCGAGGTGATGGTGCTCTCGGCCGTGGCGTTCGCGGTGGCCCTGGGCTTCGGCGTGCTCGCGCCCGTCATCCCGCTCTTCGCCGAGAGCTTCGGGGTGGGAGCCGCGGCGTCGGGTGCGGTCATCAGCGCGTTCGCGCTGACCCGGCTGGCCTTCGCGCTGTCGGGCGGGCGGCTCGTGGACCGGTTCGGCGAGCGGTCGATCCTCGCCCTCGGCGTGGGCATCGTCGCCGTCTCCAGCGCGGTGGCCGGCCTCTCCCAGACGTACGCCCAGTTGGTCGCCCTGCGCGGCATCGGTGGCGTCGGGTCGGCGATGTTCACCGTGTCCTCGATGAGCCTGCTGCTGCGCGTCGTCCCGGACGACCTGCGCGGACGGGCTGCCGGCCTCTACCAGGGCGGCTTCATCCTCGGCGGCATCAGCGGCCCGGCGCTCGCCGGCCCCTTCAGCGCCTGGTCACTGCGGGCGCCGTTCTTCTTCTACGCCGGCACGCTCGCGGTCGCCGGCGGCATCGCGGTCGCCTACCTCAGCCACGTCAGCCTCCGCGAGCGGTCGGGGGCGGCGCCCGCCGAGGCGACGCGCATGCGCGTGGGGGACGCCCTGCGCAACCGCGCCTACAGCACGGCCCTGTTCGCCAACTTCGCCACCGGGTGGGTGGCCTTCGGCGTGCGCGCGTCGCTGATCCCGCTCTTCGTCACCGAGGGCCTGGACAAGGGCCTCGGCGTGGCCAGCATCGGCTTCACGATCTCCGCCGCCGTCCAGGCGCTGCTCCTGCTGCCCGCGGGCCGCCTGGCGGACCAGCGCGGGCGCAGGCTCACCCTGAGCCTGGGCATGGCCCTCAGCACGGTCAGCCTGCTGCTGCTCACCTTCGAGGAGACCGTGCCCGGCTTCTTCGTGGCGATGGCCTTCTTCGGGGCCGGGTTCGGCCTGGTCTCCCCCGCATCCGGCGCCGTGGTCGGGGACATCGTGCGCGGGCGTGGAGGCAGCGTGGTCGCGGCGTACCAGATGGCCGCCGACGTGGGCTCGATCACCGGCCCCCTGCTGGCGGGGTGGCTCGTGGACGAGGTGTCGTACCCGGCGGCCTTCGGGACGGCGGCGATCATCGTGGCGATCAGCGCCTTGCTCGCCACCACCTTGCCCGAGACCCGCCGCTCCGCCCGGCCCTCCGCGCCCGCCCCGTAG
- a CDS encoding fasciclin domain-containing protein, with protein MNLATRKPLAVAGVLAALTLGLTACGDDGDDTAASTTGEAGMSSTMPTMPMTPSATPSMEASMGTGGTGTASGPVGPGCADYAAAVPSGAGSVEGMAQDPVATAASNNPLLKTLVSAVSGKLNPKVDLVDTLNGGEFTVFAPVDEAFAKIDAKTLETLKTDDALLTQILTYHVVPGQLSPEQVVGMQTTVEGDDVDVTGSGDSLKVNDANVICGGVQTANATVYLIDSVLMPTS; from the coding sequence ATGAATCTCGCGACCCGCAAGCCGCTCGCCGTCGCCGGTGTCCTCGCCGCCCTGACGCTGGGGTTGACCGCCTGCGGCGACGACGGTGACGACACCGCAGCGAGCACCACCGGCGAGGCCGGCATGTCCTCGACGATGCCGACGATGCCGATGACGCCGTCGGCGACCCCCTCGATGGAGGCGTCCATGGGGACGGGCGGCACGGGCACCGCGTCCGGCCCGGTCGGGCCGGGCTGCGCGGACTACGCGGCCGCCGTGCCGAGCGGGGCCGGGTCTGTCGAGGGCATGGCCCAGGACCCGGTGGCGACCGCTGCCTCCAACAACCCGCTGCTCAAGACGCTCGTCTCCGCGGTGTCGGGCAAGCTCAACCCGAAGGTCGACCTCGTGGACACGCTCAACGGCGGTGAGTTCACGGTGTTCGCCCCGGTCGACGAGGCCTTCGCGAAGATCGACGCGAAGACCCTCGAGACGCTGAAGACCGACGACGCCCTGCTCACGCAGATCCTCACGTACCACGTGGTTCCCGGGCAGCTGTCTCCCGAGCAGGTCGTCGGCATGCAGACGACGGTCGAGGGCGACGACGTGGACGTGACCGGTAGCGGCGACTCGCTCAAGGTCAACGACGCGAACGTGATCTGCGGCGGCGTGCAGACCGCCAACGCGACCGTCTACCTCATCGACTCGGTCCTGATGCCGACCAGCTGA
- a CDS encoding molybdopterin-dependent oxidoreductase — MTSKGRRSGERWRGTAGAAAGLLAALLALGVSEVVAGLLGRASSPVIAVGGAFVDRTPRWLKELAIRSFGENDKDVLLAGVIATVLLLALAVGVLAVRHRLLGYAGVAALGVVAAAAAVTRPNADWQDALPSLSGGVAGVVALGLLLRAVRAPSARDVPAADAGHVPSDVGTFGPGTGDNGTGDGGSGVDRRRFLATAAGVGVAALGSDVVGRAAVRRLGAAASRSAVRLPAPASPAPALARGAVLQTPGVSAFFTSERDFYRVDTALTVPQVATEDWSLRVFGDVERELTLDWEQLLARPMIERDITLTCVSNEVGGDLVGTARWLGVPLGPLLAEAGPRAGADQIVSRSVDGMTIGTPTAVAMDGRDAMLAVAMNGRPLTPKHGFPCRMVIPGLYGYVSATKWVTELEVTSFAAYDAYWVKRGWAAQAPIKTASRIDTPRPFSRNRVGRVAVAGVAWAQHRGVARVEVRVDGGPWQQAQLSTAASTDLWRQWVWEWEATTPGSHKLEVRAADTDGAVQPEARETPFPEGSQGWHSVVVSVTD; from the coding sequence GTGACCAGCAAGGGCAGGCGCAGCGGCGAGCGGTGGCGGGGGACCGCCGGCGCCGCCGCGGGCCTGCTCGCGGCCCTCCTCGCGCTCGGCGTGTCCGAGGTCGTGGCCGGACTGCTCGGCCGTGCCTCGTCGCCGGTCATCGCCGTCGGCGGGGCGTTCGTCGACCGGACCCCGCGGTGGCTCAAGGAGCTCGCCATCCGGAGCTTCGGCGAGAACGACAAGGACGTCCTGCTCGCCGGTGTGATCGCCACAGTGCTGCTCCTGGCGTTGGCGGTCGGTGTGCTGGCCGTCCGGCACAGGCTCCTCGGGTACGCCGGCGTGGCCGCCCTGGGAGTCGTGGCCGCCGCGGCCGCGGTCACGCGTCCGAACGCGGATTGGCAAGACGCGCTTCCCTCTTTGAGCGGAGGCGTCGCCGGGGTGGTGGCCCTCGGGCTGCTGCTCCGCGCCGTCCGGGCCCCTTCCGCGCGGGACGTGCCCGCGGCCGACGCAGGGCATGTCCCCAGCGACGTCGGCACGTTCGGCCCCGGCACCGGTGACAACGGCACGGGTGACGGTGGCTCGGGTGTCGACCGGCGCCGCTTCCTGGCTACGGCCGCGGGGGTCGGCGTGGCCGCTCTCGGGTCCGACGTCGTGGGCCGGGCAGCGGTCCGCCGGCTGGGCGCCGCCGCGTCCCGTTCCGCGGTGCGGCTCCCGGCGCCGGCGAGCCCTGCGCCGGCGCTCGCCCGCGGTGCGGTGCTGCAGACGCCGGGGGTGTCGGCCTTCTTCACCTCCGAGCGCGACTTCTATCGGGTCGACACCGCCCTCACGGTGCCTCAGGTCGCCACCGAGGACTGGTCCCTGCGGGTCTTCGGTGACGTCGAGCGGGAGCTCACGCTCGACTGGGAGCAGCTGCTCGCACGGCCCATGATCGAGCGCGACATCACGCTGACCTGTGTGTCGAACGAGGTGGGAGGCGACCTTGTCGGGACCGCGCGCTGGCTCGGCGTCCCGCTCGGGCCGCTGCTCGCCGAGGCCGGGCCCCGGGCCGGCGCCGACCAGATCGTGAGCCGGTCGGTCGACGGGATGACCATCGGCACCCCGACGGCCGTGGCCATGGACGGCCGCGACGCGATGCTGGCGGTCGCCATGAACGGCAGACCGCTCACGCCCAAGCACGGGTTCCCGTGCCGGATGGTGATCCCCGGCCTCTACGGCTACGTCTCGGCGACCAAGTGGGTGACCGAGCTCGAGGTCACGTCGTTCGCGGCGTACGACGCCTACTGGGTGAAGCGGGGCTGGGCAGCGCAGGCGCCGATCAAGACGGCGTCGCGCATCGACACCCCACGGCCCTTCTCCCGCAACCGGGTGGGACGCGTTGCGGTTGCGGGAGTCGCGTGGGCCCAGCACCGTGGAGTCGCAAGGGTCGAGGTCCGGGTGGACGGCGGGCCGTGGCAGCAGGCGCAGCTGTCCACCGCCGCGAGCACCGACCTCTGGCGGCAGTGGGTCTGGGAGTGGGAGGCCACCACACCCGGGAGCCACAAGCTCGAGGTGCGCGCGGCGGACACCGACGGGGCGGTGCAGCCGGAAGCAAGAGAGACGCCGTTCCCTGAGGGGTCTCAGGGCTGGCACTCGGTGGTCGTCTCCGTCACGGACTGA
- a CDS encoding cystathionine gamma-synthase: MTDAYGFETLAIHAGQEPDPLTGAVVPPIVQASTYKQDGVGGLRGGYEYSRSGNPTRTALEECLAALEGGRRALAFASGLAAEDTLLRTVLSPGDHVIVPNDAYGGTYRLFAKVWSRWGIEYDPVDLRDLDAVRAAVRPGSTRLVWVETPSNPLLSIADISAVSAIAHDNDALVLVDNTFASPYLQQPLALGADVVVHSTTKYLGGHSDVVGGALVVADAELGERLAFSQNAAGAVPGPLDSWLVLRGAKTLAVRMDRHCANAERVVEFLNGSSAVAEVLYPGLPGHLGHEIARKQMRAFGGMVSFRLKGGEDAALRVCERAKVFTLGESLGGVESLIEHPGRMTHASAAGSPLEVPADLVRLSVGIESADDLVADLEQALS, from the coding sequence ATGACCGACGCGTACGGCTTCGAGACCCTTGCGATCCATGCCGGGCAGGAGCCCGACCCGCTCACCGGGGCCGTGGTGCCGCCGATCGTGCAGGCGTCGACGTACAAGCAGGACGGCGTCGGCGGGCTCCGCGGCGGCTACGAGTACTCGCGCTCGGGCAACCCGACCCGGACCGCCCTCGAGGAGTGCCTGGCGGCCCTCGAGGGCGGGCGGCGGGCCCTGGCGTTCGCCAGCGGGCTCGCGGCCGAGGACACCCTGCTGCGCACGGTCCTCTCGCCCGGCGACCACGTGATCGTCCCCAACGACGCCTACGGCGGCACCTACCGGCTGTTCGCCAAAGTCTGGTCGCGGTGGGGGATCGAGTACGACCCCGTCGACCTGCGCGACCTCGACGCGGTCCGCGCCGCCGTGCGCCCCGGCTCCACCAGGCTGGTCTGGGTCGAGACGCCCTCGAACCCGCTGCTGTCGATCGCCGACATCTCCGCCGTCTCCGCGATCGCGCACGACAACGACGCCCTCGTCCTCGTCGACAACACGTTCGCCTCGCCCTACCTGCAGCAGCCGCTCGCGCTCGGGGCGGACGTGGTCGTGCACTCGACCACGAAGTACCTCGGCGGCCACTCCGATGTTGTCGGGGGCGCCCTGGTCGTCGCCGACGCGGAGCTGGGTGAGCGCCTCGCGTTCTCCCAGAACGCCGCTGGTGCCGTGCCCGGCCCCTTGGACAGCTGGCTCGTGCTGCGCGGCGCCAAGACCCTCGCCGTCCGCATGGACCGACACTGCGCAAATGCCGAGCGCGTCGTGGAGTTCCTGAACGGCTCTTCTGCAGTTGCTGAGGTTCTCTACCCGGGGCTGCCCGGCCACCTGGGCCACGAGATCGCGCGCAAGCAGATGCGTGCCTTCGGTGGGATGGTGTCGTTCCGGCTCAAGGGCGGCGAGGACGCAGCGCTGCGCGTCTGCGAGCGGGCGAAGGTGTTCACGCTCGGGGAGTCGCTCGGCGGCGTGGAGTCGCTCATCGAGCACCCGGGGCGCATGACCCACGCGTCCGCGGCGGGCTCCCCGCTGGAGGTCCCCGCCGACCTGGTCCGGTTGTCGGTGGGCATCGAGAGCGCAGACGACCTGGTCGCCGACCTGGAGCAGGCGCTGAGCTGA
- the msrA gene encoding peptide-methionine (S)-S-oxide reductase MsrA, with the protein MLFGRMKASMVPAGSALPGRPGRPYSLAGTHTVLGTPIEGPYPEGLETAYFAMGCFWGAERAFWKVPGVWTTAVGYQGGFTPNPTYEETCTGMTGHTEAVKVVFDPAKVTYAELLGVFWESHDPTQGYRQGNDVGTQYRSAVYWTSEEQRAAVEASRAAYQQELTRAGHGEITSELAPAGEFYYAEDYHQQYLSDAKVPWGYCGLGGTGVSCPVGLNVPAQAEQTAPSAG; encoded by the coding sequence ATGCTGTTCGGACGCATGAAGGCTTCCATGGTCCCCGCCGGGTCGGCCCTGCCCGGGCGCCCGGGGCGGCCGTACTCGCTCGCCGGCACGCACACCGTGCTCGGCACCCCGATCGAGGGCCCGTACCCCGAGGGCCTGGAGACCGCGTACTTCGCGATGGGCTGCTTCTGGGGCGCAGAGCGCGCGTTCTGGAAGGTGCCGGGCGTGTGGACCACCGCCGTCGGCTATCAGGGCGGGTTCACCCCGAACCCGACCTACGAGGAGACGTGCACCGGCATGACCGGGCACACCGAGGCCGTGAAGGTCGTCTTCGACCCGGCGAAGGTGACGTACGCCGAGCTGCTCGGGGTGTTCTGGGAGTCGCACGACCCGACCCAGGGCTACCGGCAGGGCAACGACGTCGGCACGCAGTACCGCTCGGCGGTCTACTGGACCTCCGAGGAGCAGCGGGCGGCCGTGGAGGCGTCGCGGGCGGCGTACCAGCAGGAGCTGACCCGCGCCGGCCACGGCGAGATCACCTCGGAGCTGGCCCCGGCCGGTGAGTTCTACTACGCCGAGGACTACCACCAGCAGTACCTCTCGGACGCCAAGGTGCCGTGGGGCTACTGCGGGCTCGGCGGCACCGGTGTCTCGTGCCCGGTGGGGCTGAACGTCCCCGCGCAGGCCGAGCAGACCGCTCCGAGCGCCGGCTAG